In one window of Arachis ipaensis cultivar K30076 chromosome B06, Araip1.1, whole genome shotgun sequence DNA:
- the LOC107648701 gene encoding protein GPR107, producing the protein MTKPPSLQPLLLLFMFLLLSALTPPSSAEIKSLTIKSDTRPMILFEKFGFTHRGHVTIAVSSVSVAALSSAAQPESSRLGFFLLNEESLLQVLIEIQQNPSFCVLDSHYIFRLFTFRDLSPPPSASFKRSYPVSSPNEYSLFFANCAPDTSVSMDVRTEVYNLESDGSRDYLSAGQTQLPTLFTFFSLTYLVFLGFWIYTCYHNKRSVHRIHLLMGGLLLMKALNLICAAVDKHFIKVSGLPHGWDVLFYIFQFIRVVLLFTVIVLIGTGWSFLKPFLQDREKKVLMIVIPLQVLANLASVVIGETGPFIKDWVTWNQVFLLVDIICCCAIIFPIVWSIRSLRETSKTDGKAARNLSKLTLFRQFYIVVIGYLYFTRIVVFALRTIAAYKYQWVSNAAEETASLAFYMVMFYMFRPVEKNEYFVLDDEEEEAAEMALREEEFEL; encoded by the coding sequence ATGACGAAACCACCCTCGCTGCAGCcgctcctcctcctcttcatgtTCCTCCTCCTCTCCGCCCTCACTCCGCCGTCGAGCGCCGAGATCAAGTCCCTCACCATAAAATCCGACACCCGGCCAATGATCCTCTTCGAGAAGTTCGGGTTCACACACAGGGGCCACGTCACCATCGCCGTCTCCTCCGTCTCCGTGGCGGCGCTCTCCTCGGCCGCCCAGCCGGAATCCTCACGCCTAGGGTTCTTCCTCCTGAACGAAGAATCGCTCCTCCAAGTCCTCATCGAGATCCAGCAGAACCCTTCCTTCTGCGTTCTCGACTCTCACTACATCTTCCGCCTCTTCACCTTCCGCGACCTATCGCCACCTCCCTCCGCCTCCTTCAAACGCTCCTACCCGGTTTCCTCGCCAAACGAATACTCTCTCTTCTTCGCCAACTGCGCCCCCGACACCTCCGTGTCCATGGACGTCCGTACAGAGGTCTACAATCTTGAATCCGACGGTTCCCGCGACTACCTCTCCGCCGGTCAGACACAGCTCCCAACACTCTTCACCTTCTTCTCCCTCACATACCTTGTCTTCCTCGGCTTCTGGATCTACACTTGTTACCACAACAAGCGCTCCGTTCACCGAATCCACCTCCTCATGGGTGGACTCCTCCTCATGAAGGCATTGAATCTGATCTGCGCCGCCGTCGACAAGCATTTCATCAAGGTCTCGGGGCTCCCTCATGGCTGGGACGTGTTGTTCTACATCTTTCAGTTTATCCGTGTCGTTTTGCTCTTCACTGTTATCGTTTTGATCGGGACCGGGTGGTCGTTTTTGAAGCCGTTCTTGCAGGACAGGGAGAAGAAGGTGCTCATGATCGTGATCCCGCTTCAGGTTCTGGCGAATTTGGCCTCCGTTGTGATTGGCGAGACAGGTCCCTTCATCAAGGATTGGGTCACCTGGAACCAGGTTTTCTTGCTTGTGGATATTATTTGCTGTTGTGCAATTATTTTCCCGATTGTTTGGTCCATTAGGTCGCTTAGGGAGACTTCGAAAACTGATGGTAAGGCTGCCAGGAACCTTTCAAAGTTGACACTTTTCAGGCAGTTCTACATTGTGGTTATTGGCTACTTGTATTTCACGAGGATTGTGGTCTTTGCTTTGAGGACTATTGCTGCTTATAAGTACCAATGGGTGAGCAATGCGGCCGAGGAGACCGCGAGCCTTGCGTTTTACATGGTGATGTTCTATATGTTTAGGCCTGTGGAGAAGAATGAGTACTTTGTgcttgatgatgaggaggaagagGCCGCCGAAATGGCCCTTAGGGAAGAGGAATTTGAGCTTTGA